The following are encoded together in the Conger conger chromosome 11, fConCon1.1, whole genome shotgun sequence genome:
- the rnf215 gene encoding RING finger protein 215: MAVDGFWCYIFVVSILSAPSFWSCLLVSGEKVGLMEVFLRDRQGVSSVLQGEVIEGSWGSKTHDGPGNRDHDPVEGSLRLVQDDELDLKVKPEDEEPWIGVVPVKMKESEVSSSNQESFAAAVVSKMKRALVLGASALIILALNQNTVREMDLSQVLSKPIIVFQSSENVTKLIGVLLRGLHATAKITYKTILQDNLGATLTLWSSCGRSRGGLYGEWQGVICTGETNSQVQKYLQQLWNTVLLVALILCTGVIVQARWQYRDHQLNDDMELLPKQDILKQLAALKTRKYHSPQTCCDLGQAGEADCAVCLEQFFNNQCLRVLPCLHEFHRDCVDPWLLLQQTCPLCKRSILANFCKDS, from the exons AAAGGTAGGCTTGATGGAGGTTTTTCTGAGGGATCGACAGGGCGTTAGCAGTGTTCTACAGGGCGAAGTAATTGAGGGAAGTTGGGGTAGCAAAACACACGATGGCCCTGGTAATCGAGACCATGATCCCGTCGAAGGGAGTCTTCGATTG GTACAGGATGACGAACTTGACCTCAAGGTGAAACCCGAGGATGAGGAGCCCTGGATTGGAGTGGTTCCAGTTAAGATGAAAGAGAGCGAGGTTTCCAGTAGCAACCAGGAGTCGTTCGCAGCTGCGGTTGTTAGCAAG ATGAAGCGGGCCCTGGTGCTGGGTGCCTCGGCCCTTATTATCCTGGCCCTGAATCAGAACACAGTCAGAGAG ATGGATCTCTCCCAGGTGCTCTCCAAACCAATTATCGTGTTTCAGTCGTCAGAAAATGTCACCAAGCTCATTGGAGTACTCCTCAG GGGCCTGCATGCAACAGCAAAAATCACATACAAGACCATCCTACAGGATAATCTG GGGGCCACCCTGACCCTGTGGTCCAGCTGTGGACGGTCGAGGGGGGGTCTCTACGGGGAGTGGCAGGGGGTCATCTGCACTGGAGAGACTAACTCCCAGGTTCAG AAGTACCTCCAGCAGCTGTGGAACACAGTGCTCCTGGTGGCCCTCATCCTTTGCACTGGGGTCATAGTTCAAGCACGCTGGCAGTATCGGGACCACCAGCTCAACGATGACATGGAG TTACTTCCAAAGCAGGACATCCTGAAGCAGCTGGCTGCCCTGAAGACCAGGAAGTATCACTCGCCCCAGACGTGCTGCGACCTGGGACAAGCAGGGGAGGCGGACTGTGCCGTCTGCCTGGAGCAGTTCTTCAATAACCAG tgtctgcgggtgcTGCCCTGCCTGCACGAGTTCCACAGAGACTGCGTGGACCCCTGGCTGCTCCTCCAGCAGACGTGCCCGCTATGCAAGCGCAGCATCCTGG CTAACTTCTGCAAAGACAGCTAA
- the ascc2 gene encoding activating signal cointegrator 1 complex subunit 2, whose protein sequence is MACARVPLDEQHVTEPNGPSGRDRSLPALHPERVEDRSFVAYRPPPLEGSAAHLEEFLEHAQFIADDLDWLLALPHDKFWCQVVFDESLQKCLDSYLRHAPRGLDPEALPASPAVADMQRRLHRSVFMTFLRMATHKESKENFITPAVFGEIIYNNFLFDIPKILDLCVLYGKGNSQLLHKMIENIFTQQPGYYADLEEAVPTIIQVLDTILQKCGLQLEGATASEPLKLEAHGRYTAMTMSQKDLVDLVLYLCDSCTTMFSFLDIFPAACHTFQSHGFLNRLASFYELAVPDIEKAIRKRNFDDKSLQEDMWRRVSHSCRKMVEIAHLFVLHTCLQPVLEGSENIQSFVEDFLQIMTAFLQEKRFLVDYDEQFPVEDDVSLLQQAFPHLDETRTSYLLQGVECAWETVGRKRVRPAPVAPPREVEGGEWAETAEDQTNGLQRGAEAPVDPPQKGDNGAVCTVSAGELESLLSHIRDLLPDLGEGFILACLEQYGYSSEVVINNILEDRLAPALDKLDRALPRPVKEEIPPVLSSRSNVFDDDDFDVFNRDKVDMTRIWKGRRQGKGGRELLDDKEHIAEQRARYQAYETVVDEVPVGPGEEGAGAGGGAYVTDDYDDEYDDTYDINQVGANDLDEDDDLLNRRPFTTPQVLRTSKQPKSRQDEQEEEEEEDEKDAVVKRDQFVQDPAVLRERAEARRAAMHSRRGYSRPEPASHVAGRPKGQGQSQETAQDRRRKEAHKGRGANHNRRNMADRKRSKGMIPS, encoded by the exons ATGGCGTGTGCAAGAGTCCCTTTGGACGAACAGCATGTGACGGAGCCAAACGGGCCCTCTGGTAGGGACCGTAGCCTACCGGCGCTG CATCCTGAGCGGGTGGAGGACCGGAGTTTCGTGGCCTACAGGCCCCCACCGCTGGAAGGTTCTGCGGCACACCTCGAGGAGTTCCTGGAGCATGCTCAGTTCATTGCTGACGACCTAGACTGGCTGCTGGCACTACCACATGACAAGTTCTGGTGCCAG GTGGTGTTTGACGAGTCCCTGCAGAAGTGCCTGGACTCGTACCTGCGTCACGCTCCCAGGGGCCTGGACCCCGAGGCGCTGCCGGCCTCTCCCGCCGTGGCGGACATGCAGCGCCGTCTGCACCGCTCCGTCTTCATGACCTTCCTCCGGATGGCCACGCACAAGGAGTCCAAG GAGAACTTCATTACTCCAGCGGTGTTTGGGGAGATTATTTACAACAACTTCCTGTTTGACATTCCCAAGATCCTGGACCTGTGCGTGTTGTACGGCAAAGGAAACTCACAGCTGCTTCACAAAATGATTG AGAACATATTCACTCAACAGCCCGGTTACTATGCTGACCTGGAGGAGGCGGTGCCTACAATTATACAG gtGCTCGACACCATCCTGCAGAAGTGCGGCCTGCAGCTAGAGGGCGCCACTGCCAGTGAGCCCCTGAAGCTGGAGGCTCATGGGAGATACACTGCCATGACCATGAGTCAGAAG GACCTAGTGGACCTTGTCCTGTACTTGTGCGACTCCTGTACCACCATGTTCTCCTTCCTCGATATCTTTCCTGCTGCCTGCCACACCTTCCAATCGCACGGTTTCCTCAACAG ACTGGCTTCGTTCTACGAGCTGGCTGTTCCGGACATTGAGAAGGCCATACGAAAGAGGAACTTTGACGATAAGAG TCTGCAGGAGGACATGTGGAGACGGGTGTCCCATTCCTGCAGGAAGATGGTGGAGATCGCTCACCTGTTCGTCCTGCACACCTGTCTGCAGCCTGTTCTGGAGGG CTCAGAGAACATACAGTCGTTTGTGGAGGACTTCTTGCAGATCATGACCGCCTTTCTCCAGGAGAAGAG GTTCTTGGTGGACTACGACGAGCAGTTCCCCGTGGAGGATGATGTCAGCCTCTTGCAGCAAGCCTTCCCTCATCT CGATGAGACCAGGACGTCCTACCTGCTGCAGGGGGTGGAGTGTGCCTGGGAGACCGTGGGCAGGAAGAGGGTTCGGCCCGCCCCCGTCGCCCCCCCCCGGgaagtggaggggggggagtgggcGGAGACCGCGGAAGACCAGACCAATGGGCTGCAGAGGGGCGCAGAGGCCCCCGTGGATCCCCCTCAGAAGGGGGATAAt GGGGCGGTGTGCACGGTGAGCGCGGGCGAGCTGGAGTCCCTCCTCTCCCACATCAGGGACCTGCTGCCGGACCTGGGCGAGGGCTTCATCCTGGCCTGCCTGGAGCAGTACGGCTACAGCTCGGAGGTCGTCATCAACAACATCCTGGAGGACCGGCTGGCCCCGGCGCTGGACAAGCTGGACCGGGCCCTGCCCAG GCCGGTGAAGGAGGAGATCCCGCCGGTGCTCAGCTCCAGGTCCAACGTGTTCGACGACGACGACTTCGACGTGTTCAACCGCGACAAGGTGGACATGACCCGAATCTGGAAGGGAAGGag GCAGGGGAAAGGCGGCCGGGAGTTGCTGGACGATAAGGAGCACATAGCGGAGCAGCGCGCCCGGTACCAGGCCTACGAGACGGTGGTGGACGAGGTGCCGGTGGGCCccggggaggagggggccggcgccgggggcggggcctacGTCACCGACGACTACGACGACGAGTACGACGACACGTACGACATCAACCAAGTGGGCGCCAACGACCTGGACGAGGACGACGACCTGCTGAACCGCAG GCCCTTCACCACGCCGCAGGTCCTGCGTACCAGCAAGCAGCCCAAAAGCAGGCAGGacgagcaggaggaagaggaggaggaagatgaaaaG GATGCGGTGGTGAAGAGAGACCAGTTCGTCCAGGACCCGGCCGTGCTGAGGGAGCGGGCCGAGGCCCGGAGGGCTGCCATGCACAgcaggagagg GTACAGCAGACCGGAGCCGGCCAGTCACGTGGCGGGCCGGCCCAAGGGCCAGGGGCAGAGCCAGGAGACGGCCCAGGACCGCCGCAGGAAGGAGGCCCACAAGGGCCGCGGGGCCAACCACAACCGCCGGAACATGGCCGACCGCAAGAGGAGCAAGGGCATGATTCCCTCCTGA